The DNA window ATTTTGGACCTGAACTCAGCTTTGCCAGACGGGTGTCGCAGAACATCGAAGCACCCATCGCGATCATCAAATGCGCCGCAGGTGGCACCGCTCTGGGCGATGATTGGAATCCCGATGAACCCGGCGGCTTCAAACTCTACCCGCTGGCCTTGGAGTTGGTCCGCTCATCCCTCAGGGACCTGGACCAAAAGAAGATCGCCTACCGGATCGAAGGCTTTATGTGGCACCAGGGTGAGAACGACATGTTCAGCAAGGAGTTCAAGCCGGTCTACGCCAGGAACCTGAGCAACTTCCTGGCGAGTTGGCGTCGTGACCTCAAGACGCCCCACTTGAGGTTCTATATCGGCGAGCTTTGCACCAAGACCATCTGGGGCATGGACAACCGTGACAACATGCACGCCATTCGCACCGCGCAGAAGGCTGTCGCCGATGCCGATCCTCTGGCGGATTACGTCCCGACATCGCATGACGCGGTGGAGATTGGCGGTGATGCCGGTCTTCACTATCACTACGGAACGCTGGGCCAACTGGAGCACGGCGTCAACTACGCCGATGCCTATTTGCGCACAGTGGGGAAGCTGCCCGCGACCGATCGTCCGCTAAAAGTCTGGCCCTATGCCAAAGGCAGCCCGGTGAAGCTCTTCATCCTCGCCGGGCACCGCAACATGGAGGGCGAGCGTGCTTTCACTGAGGATCTCAAAACAATGGCGGGACAGGCGGCACTGGCAGCGGACAACGTCAACATCGCTTTCAAATACAGTCTCGGCGGCGGCTACAAGACCTCGAATGGCTGGGAGCCACTCGGTCCCGCGGGTTTCTATGACACCTTCGGCCCCGAGCTCAGTTTTGGCAGGGCGCTGCAAGCCAAGGTGCCCGGAAACATCGCCATTGCCAAATTCACGCACAGCGGCTCCCAGATGAACGACTGGACCCCGCAGGGAACCACTGCAAAGGACTGCAACCTCTATGCGCCCTTCACTGCCTTCATCAAAGAGTCCATTCGCGAACTCGAGGCCAAAGGTCATACGGTGGAGCTGGCCGGCATCTTTTATCACGTCGGTGAAAATGACACGGCCTTCAATCCCTACCGGAGAGAGGCCGCCAAATGGTTGCAATCCACCGTCAATCAGAGCCGCCGAGACCTGGCGTTGCCTTCCTTGAAATGGCACGTCAGTCAGCAACCACCGCCCGTTGAGGAAGGGCTCGCTAAGACAGACATCACCGCCCATCTGGCCGCGATCGCCGCGGCGGACTCCGCGTTCATCCATCGCAAGGTATTCGATCTTCCCCCGCAGCAGGAGAAACTCGTCCTGAACACTGCGGGAATCATTAAGCTGGGAGAGTCGCTGGCCAAGAGTTACCTCGACCGTCCGTAGCCCGGGCCTGAGGCGAGTTGTCGGATCGGATGGGTACTTTGTGACATGCGCATGTAACCCTGTCCGTGTCCTGGCAGGGTCGCCTGAAACGGCCACTAGTGCTCGCGCATGCCACTGGACCTCGGCAGCGCAGGATGAGGCCTCAACCGGGCGAGAATCCTGCCCGGCAAACGATATGGGCGCCCTTGCTGGAATCATACCAAATGAGTCTTCAAAGCACATACATCCGCAACACCACTCCTCGTGTCTCAGTACGGACTTCCGGCGTGATCGTTCGGCTGGCATTCCTCAGTTGGATCTTTGCGACTTCCGTGATCGCGGCGAGCCTCGATTTGGCCACCGATCCCGCAGCAGGGAGGCCGGGCAGTTTTGCCGGCGAAGAGATACGGCGTGAAGCAGCAGCAAGGGGCATGTCTTTAAGCAGGGACGCCGATGCGACTCGTATTTCCGTTACCGTCGGAAATGACGACAACGCCACTGCACAGAGCTATCGCCTTCGCGTGCAAACGCAGGGCCGACGCCGTGTCATCACGGTGCTCGGCGCCGACCCCGTAGGCGCAATGTATGGCGGGCTGGATATTGCCGAAGCGATCCGCACGGGAACGCTCGATTCGCTGACGGACTCCGACCACAAGCCACACATCGCGAAGCGCGGCATCAAGTTAAATATCCCTCTCGATCTGCGTACGCCGAGCTACACGGACTGCTCGGATGCGGCACAGGCGAATATCCCGGAGATGTGGGAGCGAGAGTTTTGGACCTCGTTTCTCGATGCCATGGCGCGGCATCGCTACAACGTGCTTTCGCTCTGGAGTCTCCATCCGTTCCCATCGCTGGTGAAGGTTCCGGAGTTCCCCGAGGTCGCACTGAACGATGTCTGGCGCACCCGTGCCAAGCTTGATGACACCTTCAGCTTCTCCGGCTCCGACATGGTCCGCCCGGCGATGCTCGCTAACCGCGAGGTCGTGAAGCGCATCACGATCGACGAGAAGATCGAGTTCTGGCGGTGGGTCATGCAGCAGGCCGCAGACCGAGGCATTCAGGTTTATGTTTTTACTTGGAACGTGTTCACGTTCGGTGCCGAAGGCAAGCACGGCATCACGAACGATCTGGACAACGAGATCACAAAGAAGTACTTCCGCGCCAGCGTGCGCGAGACGGTCAAGACCTACCCGCTGCTCGCCGGCATGGGCATCACCGCCGGCGAGGGCATGCCGAACAATATGGATTCCAAGGTCAAGGAAGCGTGGCTGTGGGACACCTACGGCGAAGGGGTGCGCGACGCATTGAAGGATGATCCCAAGCGCCAGTTCGGCATGATCCATCGCTTCCATTGGACCGCGCAGAGCGACATCCTGGACGCGTTTAAGGAGTACCCGGGGCCGTTCGAGTTCAGCTTCAAATACTCCGTCGCGCACATGTATTCGATCACGAAGCCCCAATTCATCAAGCCGCTGCTGGAAAACCTGGCTCCCGGCAGAAAGACCTGGCTTACGGTACGCAACGACGACATCTACACCTTCCGCTTCGGCGATCCGACGTACGCCCGAGAATACATCCTGAACATTCCCCCGGCGGACAAGATCGCCGGCTTCTATATGGGACCGGACGGCTACGTCTGGGGACGCGACTTCCTCGAACGCAATCCCGACCCCGGCACGCGCCCGCTGGTGATGGAGAAGCAGTGGTACTCGTTCATGCTCTGGGGTCGTCTGGCGTACGATCCGTCGCTGACGGACTCGCACTTCGAGCGACTGCTGGCCGCCCGCCATCCCAAGGCCTCATCAACTCATCTTTTCCGAGCCCTCCAGGGAGCATCGCAGGTCATGCCACTGACCACCCGATTTTTCTGGGGCGACATCGATCTCAAGTGGTTTCCCGAGGCGTGCTGGAGCCATCGAAGGAGCAAAGGTCAGGGCTTCTACACTGCGAGACACTTCATGGAGGGAAGCTCCATGCCAGGCTCTGAGGTGTTGTGCATCCGCGATTGGCGGGCTCGCCTCGTCGCCCGTAAACCGATGGAGCAGACGACGCCGCTCGAAATCGCCGACGCTCTGGACGGCGCGGCGGCACAGACCTTCGCATCGCTCGACGCTCTTCGCGAGGCTGCGACGGCGGACGCCGAGCTCCGCAAGAACATGAACGACTGCGAGGCGCTGGCCTGGCTTGGCCGCTACTACGCGGCCAAGATCCGTGGCGCGTGCGCGCTGGCGATTTTCGATTCCACCGGCGGCAAGTTCGACCATGACGCGGCGATTCGTCACTTTAACGACGCCCTGTCGCACTGGAAGCGATACGCCGCCGTTCGCGACGCTCACTACGTTCCCGCGCTCTACAACCGCTTGGGCTATGTGGACGTGACCGCGTTGACCACTCAGGTCGCCGCCGATCTGGATATCGCACGGGAATGGAAGCCGGGCACGCTCAAAGACGACGGTAAACGCTCCGGCACTGAGAAGGGCTTCCGCAACTAGCGATTGTGTCCCCGGTTCTGCCTACACCCGACACTCATCGGACGGATTTTATGAACCGACTCACCTCGCTGCCCTGTTAACGGCTTTCGCGCTGACCATCGGACCGCGCGCACTTTAGCAGCCGATTCGGCAGCGCCGGTAGCTGCTCCCGATCTCGTCGTCGACGAGGTGGACGGCCGCTGCCTTGTGCCTTGGCAAGAATCGTTCCGAGACGCCACACCGATCAAAGCTCCAGAACCCCGGTGCTACATCCACGGCTATTGTGGTATTGCACGGGTGACGTCACCGAGTGGACCCGGGCTTGGAGTCTGCTGGGCTGATTGAGCCCGATTTGTCGATCTTCCATATCACGACATCGCCCGCCCATCCCCCGGTAGCGAACGATCGGCCGTCCGGGCTGACGGCTATCGCATATCCCCAGTCGGCGTGGGCCGGGACGCTCCGCAGGATCTGATCGCCGTCGCATTCGATGGCGCGGACGATGCCCTCCGTGCCGAGTGAAAGGAGCGTCTTGCCGTCCGCGGCCCATGCTACGGCGAGCACCGGGCCTTCGTGTCCTCGGACGATGCGGACCATTCGCCCGATGCCCGGCTGCCAGATGCGAACCGTTCGGTCATCGCTGGCCGAGGCGATCGTCCAAGGCGCTTTCGGATCCGAGTGTGATCGGCCGGCGATTGCATGGACGGAATCGGTATGGTTCGAGAGCGTGCGGAGGAGTGCCCCATCGGTGACGGTCCAGACTTTGATCGAGCGGTCGACGCTGGACGTCGCGATGAGCTTGCTGTCGGGGCTGAAGACGACCGAAGTCACCGCCCCGCCGTGGCCGACGAGCACGCCGGCCGACCTGGTCTGCAGCGCGTCGCGTTTGCGATCAATTCGCGTCAACCTGACCGTACGATCGGCGCTGCCGACGGCCAACAGCGATCCGTCCGGGCTGAACGCGACGGCGGTCGCCAGATCGGTCATGCCCTCGACTTTCGCAAGCGACTTGCTTGCCTTGAAGTCCCAAAGGATGACCACTCCTGACTCACCCGGCGTTCCGCCTGCAACGGCTAGGAGCTGGCCGGTGGGGTCGAACGCAATCGCGGCGGCACGCGGGATCTTTATATCGAGCGTGCGAGAATCGCCGGCGAGGACGTTGCGAACTTCCACGCGATCATGGCGGGCAATGACGAGCGATCCGCCGTTGGGGCTGTATGCGCAGGCGACGACGGGCGTGGTCCGAGCTCGGGTGGAAGGATCCTGCGCGAACGCGACTGAGAGCGGCATCACCACGAGGGTGGCGAACAGGCCGGCCAGAAGGGAGCCAGGTTTGTATCGCATCATGCCGCGCCTCGTGCTTGATCTGATCACACCGCGGGCATGCCTTCAGACCGTCAGGTCTACTCACACCAGCCCGGGAACCATGCGTCCGGCATCCAAAATCTTTATGGGCCGCCCGTCGGCGGTGGTGTACTGCCGCGTGGGGTCGATGCCGAGCAGCGTCAGAATGCTGCACGCGAGGTCTTCCGGACTGACAGGTGTGTCAATCGGCGACTGGCCCCAAGCGTCGGTTGCACCGATCACCTGTCCACCTTTCACACCGCCGCCGGCGAGACAGGCGAAGCCCGCCCGCGGCCAATGATCGCGACCGGCGCTGCTGTTGATCTTTGGCGTCCGCCCGAACTCGCCCATCAGCACAACCAGCGTGCTATCGAGCAGTCCTCGCTCACGGAGGTCGTCGATCAGTGCTGCATAGGCGCGGTCGAGCGACGGCAACTTGCCGCTGCCGGGAAAGCGTGAATCCGGCAGCTCGCGGAAGATCTGCTGGTGGTTATCCCATCCCTTGTCGATCACGGTGACAAACCCCGCGCCCGCCTCCACCAAGCGACGGGCGAAGAGGCAGCTCGCTCCCAATCGGTTGCGCCCGTAGCGCTGGCGTACCGCCTGCGGCTCCTGCGAGAGATCCAGCGCTGCCTTGGCAGCCGGCGATGTCATCAAAGTGTATGCCTGCTCGTAGAACGCGTCGCGGCTAGCAGTAGCCGGGCCCTGTTCGACCTGACGAGAGAATCCGTCAAGCTGGCCGAGCATCTCGCGCCGCCGGTCGACGCGATCGAAAGTCACACCTTCCGGGGGGATGAGATCGCGAACGCTGTAGTCCGGCTTCGAAGGATCGCCGCCGACGGAGAACGGCGCGAACGCACCGGGAAAGTAACCCGGCCCCGCCGCCCGAACCGCGCCGGGAATCGCCAGGTAAGGCGGCAGCGCGCCGCCGAAGCCGCGTTGCCTCGCGACGAGGCTCCCGAGACTCGGGAACTCCATCACAGGTGTCGGCCGATGCCCAGTCAACAGGAAATGGCTGCCGGTGTCGTGATTGCCGAGCTCGTGTGTGACCGAGCGAATAACGGCGACGTCTTTCATGACGCCGGCCGTCAACGGGAGATGTTCGCAAATGCGAATGCCATCGACCGCGGTGGAAATCGCCTTGAAGTCGCCACGAACTTCGGCCGGGGCATCGGGCTTGGGGTCGAAGGTGTCTATATGGCTCGGTCCTCCGTCAAGCCAGATGACGATGCACGATTTGGCCTTGGCGGTTCGCTTCGCCGGAGAATCTGCCGCGCCTGCCGACCGTAGCCGCAGGACATCGGCGAAGCTCAGCCCCAAACAGGAGAGCATGCCCAGATGAAGCACGTCGCGCCGGCGGATTCCGTCGCGTCGAGTTGTGGGAGATGGGTTCATGGTGTTCTCCGCGGTACTCTTCCCTGCTCCGGTACCCAGTGGGACGGAGACCTGACAACGCCGCTCAATGATTGAAGCCAAACTCTCGCGTGTTTAACAACACCCAAAGCAAGTCTTCCGCCGCTTCGCGGCGACCCGCGGCCTCGGCAAACTTCTTCAGGCAGTAATCCTTCTCGTTCTTCGTCGGAAAGCGACTGAGCGTACGAAGGAAAAGCTCGTCGATCACCGGTTCCACCGCCGTCGAAGCCTTTATCAGGCCCTCAATCGACCCGCCTTTGAGCTTCCCGTTGATCGACTTTCCATTGATCAAATGCAGCGCCTGCGACAAGCCGCCACCGGCCGACTCCTGGTCACAGCCTGTCTCGCGGGTGCAGCGGCCGAGCACGTCCAACGTCTCGGACGGCGTGCGCGCGTCGATCAATTGCACCGCGCGGGTTCCGGCGGCGTGGCCCGGATAATCGTCGGGAACGCCGGTCGCCTGGCTGATCGCGTCGGCCATCACTTGCGGTGCCAGTGGCCGGACGAACGCGTGCGAATGCAGCCGATCGTCGTCTCGGTTGGCGTCGGTCGATATCGACGAAGCCTGGTAGGTGCGCGACTCGGCGATCGTCTGGATGAGCCGCCGCACGTCGTAGCCGTTGGCGATGAAGTCGGCCGCAAGCGCATCGAGCAGGGCCGGATTCGATGGCGGATTGGTCGGCCGAAGGTCGTCCACCGGCTCGACGAGTCCCCGGCCGGTCATGTGCCGCCAGACCCGATTGACCGTCACGCGAGCGAGCATGGGGTTGCCAGGCGACACGACCCAGTCGGCCAGCGCCACACGGCGGTCGATGCCGGGCGCGTCGGTCAGTGACGCCGCCGCACCCAGAAGTCGCGCCGCGACCGGCTTGTTGGTCTTCGGGTGCAGGACCTCACCGCGATCGATCGCCGTGACACGATTGCCGGCTTGCTCTGTGCGGGCAAAGAACGCCGCAAACCCGTAGTAGTCGTCCTGGGTCCAGGCGGCAACGGGATGGGCATGGCACCTGGCGCACGCAATACGCACGCCCAACAAGGTGCCGGCCACGGCTTCGGCGGTATCGCGCGGATCGCGGGCGATGCGGTGGAAGTTCGCCGGGCCGACCGTCGCCATGTCTCCCTCGGCCGTCAGCAGTTCCCGCACAACGCGATCGAATGGCGTGTTCGTCGCCACCTGCTCGCGCAGCCATTGGTGATACGTTCGAGCCGGCACATCGCCGAGACGTTTGGAGTCAACCTGTAACAGGTCTGCGAGGCGAAGCGTCCAGAGGTCCGGCATCTCCGGCTGGGCGAGGAGATCAGCAATGACCTTTCGACGCGAGGCCGGTGTCGAAGGCTGGGCGACAAAAGCACGCACCTCCGAAGGTGTCGGAAGTCGGCCGATCAGATCGAGATGGATGCGGCGGAGGAATTGTGCGTCGTCCGCCAGCGGCGATGGCGGGACACGCTGCCGCTGCAATTCGGAGAGAACAGCCTGGTCGATGTAGTTCCGCGGTTCGAAGTCGATATCGGCGGCAGCAAGCGGTGCATCGCGCCGGGGTACGCCTACGCGAACCGCCGCGACCTGACCACCAAAACGGACCATCACAGCGGTCGTCCCCCGCCGTCGGACCGAAATCTTGCCGCCCACAGAGGCCTCGGCGATCGCGGGATCGTTCGGCGCGTACAAAGCGTGATTCGTCACGGCAAGCACCCTGCCGTCGGAAAGTGTCGCCTGCACCTTCAACTGCACCGATTGGTCTGTCGACATCAACAGCACATCGGCGGGCGAGACATCGATTGCGGCTACCCGCAAGTCCGGCGGGCCGAAAGACGCACCGCCGGCGATCCATGCTGCTATCGCGGCGTGGTCAGCACTGCC is part of the Humisphaera borealis genome and encodes:
- a CDS encoding sialate O-acetylesterase, yielding MKTILALIAVLCLAPAPARGADTDTKTLRVFIFAGQSNMVGTHSRVEHIRRFPPFVGLDKPQKNILLSYNLGRETKQTSNGWIDLQTTGDYFGPELSFARRVSQNIEAPIAIIKCAAGGTALGDDWNPDEPGGFKLYPLALELVRSSLRDLDQKKIAYRIEGFMWHQGENDMFSKEFKPVYARNLSNFLASWRRDLKTPHLRFYIGELCTKTIWGMDNRDNMHAIRTAQKAVADADPLADYVPTSHDAVEIGGDAGLHYHYGTLGQLEHGVNYADAYLRTVGKLPATDRPLKVWPYAKGSPVKLFILAGHRNMEGERAFTEDLKTMAGQAALAADNVNIAFKYSLGGGYKTSNGWEPLGPAGFYDTFGPELSFGRALQAKVPGNIAIAKFTHSGSQMNDWTPQGTTAKDCNLYAPFTAFIKESIRELEAKGHTVELAGIFYHVGENDTAFNPYRREAAKWLQSTVNQSRRDLALPSLKWHVSQQPPPVEEGLAKTDITAHLAAIAAADSAFIHRKVFDLPPQQEKLVLNTAGIIKLGESLAKSYLDRP
- a CDS encoding WD40 repeat domain-containing protein gives rise to the protein MRYKPGSLLAGLFATLVVMPLSVAFAQDPSTRARTTPVVACAYSPNGGSLVIARHDRVEVRNVLAGDSRTLDIKIPRAAAIAFDPTGQLLAVAGGTPGESGVVILWDFKASKSLAKVEGMTDLATAVAFSPDGSLLAVGSADRTVRLTRIDRKRDALQTRSAGVLVGHGGAVTSVVFSPDSKLIATSSVDRSIKVWTVTDGALLRTLSNHTDSVHAIAGRSHSDPKAPWTIASASDDRTVRIWQPGIGRMVRIVRGHEGPVLAVAWAADGKTLLSLGTEGIVRAIECDGDQILRSVPAHADWGYAIAVSPDGRSFATGGWAGDVVIWKIDKSGSISPADSKPGSTR
- a CDS encoding DUF1501 domain-containing protein; amino-acid sequence: MNPSPTTRRDGIRRRDVLHLGMLSCLGLSFADVLRLRSAGAADSPAKRTAKAKSCIVIWLDGGPSHIDTFDPKPDAPAEVRGDFKAISTAVDGIRICEHLPLTAGVMKDVAVIRSVTHELGNHDTGSHFLLTGHRPTPVMEFPSLGSLVARQRGFGGALPPYLAIPGAVRAAGPGYFPGAFAPFSVGGDPSKPDYSVRDLIPPEGVTFDRVDRRREMLGQLDGFSRQVEQGPATASRDAFYEQAYTLMTSPAAKAALDLSQEPQAVRQRYGRNRLGASCLFARRLVEAGAGFVTVIDKGWDNHQQIFRELPDSRFPGSGKLPSLDRAYAALIDDLRERGLLDSTLVVLMGEFGRTPKINSSAGRDHWPRAGFACLAGGGVKGGQVIGATDAWGQSPIDTPVSPEDLACSILTLLGIDPTRQYTTADGRPIKILDAGRMVPGLV
- a CDS encoding DUF1549 and DUF1553 domain-containing protein yields the protein MSNGTTTLVAAGVLLAVLTGGRQLTSRSPAAPRDPLLASLAVPSSTPANRPAEEPIGFATHVLPILTKAGCNSGACHGAATGQGGFRLSLLGYDPQQDFLNITREQSGRRIDLVSPVDSLLLRKPDRGLPHKGGMKLESGSADHAAIAAWIAGGASFGPPDLRVAAIDVSPADVLLMSTDQSVQLKVQATLSDGRVLAVTNHALYAPNDPAIAEASVGGKISVRRRGTTAVMVRFGGQVAAVRVGVPRRDAPLAAADIDFEPRNYIDQAVLSELQRQRVPPSPLADDAQFLRRIHLDLIGRLPTPSEVRAFVAQPSTPASRRKVIADLLAQPEMPDLWTLRLADLLQVDSKRLGDVPARTYHQWLREQVATNTPFDRVVRELLTAEGDMATVGPANFHRIARDPRDTAEAVAGTLLGVRIACARCHAHPVAAWTQDDYYGFAAFFARTEQAGNRVTAIDRGEVLHPKTNKPVAARLLGAAASLTDAPGIDRRVALADWVVSPGNPMLARVTVNRVWRHMTGRGLVEPVDDLRPTNPPSNPALLDALAADFIANGYDVRRLIQTIAESRTYQASSISTDANRDDDRLHSHAFVRPLAPQVMADAISQATGVPDDYPGHAAGTRAVQLIDARTPSETLDVLGRCTRETGCDQESAGGGLSQALHLINGKSINGKLKGGSIEGLIKASTAVEPVIDELFLRTLSRFPTKNEKDYCLKKFAEAAGRREAAEDLLWVLLNTREFGFNH